One part of the Pseudomonas sp. MYb118 genome encodes these proteins:
- the pilB gene encoding type IV-A pilus assembly ATPase PilB, which yields MNDIALSGLAKQLVLAELLTDKSAQQASQQAQRQKISLVSYLVQNKMIRSRQVAEIASEHFGTPLVDLHKLDKEAQPKDLVSEKLVRQHHALPLWRRGNKLFVGVSDPSNHQAINDIQFSTGLTTEAILVEDDKLSDAIEKFFDNHSTGLEEMADVDLDGVDIESIDDRQDGIAGQDADDAPVVRFVHKMLLDAIRGGSSDLHFEPYEKTYRVRVRTDGMLREVAKPPIQLANRIAARLKVMASLDISERRKPQDGRIKMRLSKSKSIDFRVNTLPTLWGEKVVIRILDPSSAQMGIDALGYEPDQKALYLEALKQPQGMILVTGPTGSGKTVSLYTGLNILNTVDINISTAEDPVEINMEGINQVNVNAKQGLGFPQALRSFLRQDPDVIMVGEIRDLETAEIAIKAAQTGHLVLSTLHTNSAAETLTRLHNMGIHGFNIATSVSLIIAQRLARKLCSHCKKPQDVPREVLLTEGFPEERLGQFTIYEPVGCDHCNGGYKGRVGIYEVVKNTAELQRLIMAEGNALEIDIQMRKDGFNDLRTSGLIKAMQGITSLAEINRVTKD from the coding sequence ATGAATGACATCGCTCTAAGCGGCCTGGCCAAACAACTGGTCCTCGCCGAACTGCTCACCGACAAAAGCGCGCAACAGGCTTCTCAGCAAGCCCAACGCCAGAAGATCTCGCTGGTCAGCTATCTGGTGCAGAACAAGATGATCAGGAGCCGCCAGGTCGCCGAAATCGCCTCGGAGCATTTCGGCACGCCGCTGGTGGACCTGCACAAGCTGGACAAGGAAGCGCAACCCAAAGACCTGGTCAGCGAAAAACTGGTTCGCCAGCACCATGCCCTGCCGCTGTGGCGACGCGGCAACAAACTGTTCGTCGGGGTCTCTGACCCGAGTAATCACCAGGCCATCAACGATATCCAGTTCAGCACCGGGCTCACCACCGAAGCGATCCTGGTGGAGGACGACAAACTCAGCGACGCCATCGAGAAGTTCTTCGACAATCACTCTACCGGCCTGGAGGAAATGGCCGATGTCGACCTCGATGGCGTGGACATCGAGTCGATCGACGACCGCCAGGACGGCATCGCCGGGCAGGATGCCGACGACGCGCCAGTGGTGCGCTTCGTTCACAAGATGCTGCTCGACGCCATCAGGGGCGGATCGTCCGACCTGCATTTCGAGCCCTACGAAAAAACCTACCGCGTACGGGTGCGCACCGACGGCATGCTGCGCGAGGTGGCCAAGCCGCCGATCCAGTTGGCCAACCGCATCGCCGCGCGCCTGAAGGTCATGGCCAGCCTCGACATTTCCGAACGACGCAAACCCCAGGACGGGCGGATCAAGATGCGCTTGTCCAAGAGCAAATCCATCGACTTCCGGGTCAACACCCTGCCGACCCTCTGGGGCGAGAAAGTGGTGATCCGGATCCTCGACCCGTCCAGCGCGCAGATGGGCATCGACGCCCTCGGCTATGAGCCGGACCAGAAAGCGTTGTACCTGGAGGCGCTGAAGCAGCCACAGGGCATGATTCTGGTGACCGGCCCCACCGGTTCGGGCAAGACCGTGTCGCTGTACACCGGGCTGAATATCCTCAATACCGTGGACATCAACATCTCCACCGCCGAGGACCCGGTGGAAATCAACATGGAAGGCATCAATCAGGTCAACGTCAATGCCAAGCAGGGCCTGGGGTTTCCACAGGCCCTGCGCTCGTTCCTGCGGCAGGACCCGGACGTGATCATGGTCGGTGAGATCCGCGACCTGGAAACCGCCGAGATCGCCATCAAGGCCGCCCAGACCGGTCACCTGGTGCTCTCGACCCTGCACACCAACAGCGCGGCGGAAACCCTCACCCGCCTGCACAACATGGGCATTCACGGCTTCAACATCGCCACCTCGGTGAGCCTGATCATCGCCCAGCGCTTGGCGCGCAAACTCTGCAGCCATTGCAAGAAGCCCCAGGATGTTCCTCGCGAAGTGTTGCTCACGGAGGGTTTCCCCGAGGAACGCCTCGGTCAGTTCACGATCTATGAGCCGGTCGGTTGCGATCATTGCAACGGCGGCTACAAGGGCCGTGTGGGGATTTATGAAGTGGTCAAGAACACGGCTGAGCTGCAACGCCTGATCATGGCCGAAGGCAACGCGCTGGAAATTGATATCCAGATGCGCAAGGACGGTTTCAACGACCTGCGAACCTCGGGACTGATCAAGGCCATGCAGGGCATTACCAGCCTGGCGGAAATCAACCGGGTCACCAAGGACTGA
- a CDS encoding BON domain-containing protein, with protein MKKFAIAAATATALTLTMANAAFAAQATQAPMVLAAGEMTQAKEATSDTWITTKVKADLVTEKGIPGTDIKVETNKGVVSLSSTTAVTESQKDVAVAIAKKIKGVKAVSADGLKAE; from the coding sequence ATGAAGAAGTTCGCTATCGCTGCTGCCACTGCTACCGCGCTGACTCTGACCATGGCCAACGCTGCGTTCGCTGCCCAGGCAACCCAGGCTCCAATGGTGTTGGCTGCCGGTGAAATGACTCAAGCCAAGGAAGCCACTTCCGATACCTGGATCACCACCAAAGTCAAAGCTGACCTGGTTACCGAGAAAGGCATTCCGGGTACCGATATCAAGGTTGAAACCAACAAAGGTGTGGTTTCCCTGTCGTCCACCACCGCGGTGACCGAGTCGCAGAAAGACGTTGCGGTGGCTATCGCCAAGAAAATCAAAGGCGTCAAGGCGGTTTCCGCTGACGGCCTGAAAGCCGAGTAA
- a CDS encoding DUF2845 domain-containing protein, with the protein MIKHLLFGLTLAITAAHASAADTLRCGSQLVSVGDRSSEVLQKCGEPVSRDLLGYKRSANRREEFQVEEWTYGPNGGMYQYLRFEGNRLRQITSKRGN; encoded by the coding sequence ATGATCAAGCACCTGTTGTTCGGCCTGACCCTGGCGATCACCGCGGCCCATGCCTCGGCCGCCGACACCCTGCGCTGCGGCAGCCAGTTGGTCAGCGTCGGGGATCGCTCCAGCGAAGTGCTGCAAAAATGCGGCGAACCCGTCAGCCGTGACCTGCTGGGTTACAAACGCAGCGCCAACCGCCGGGAAGAATTCCAGGTCGAAGAATGGACCTACGGCCCCAACGGCGGCATGTACCAATACCTGCGCTTCGAAGGCAACCGCCTGCGGCAAATCACCAGCAAACGCGGCAACTGA
- a CDS encoding pilin translates to MNTQKGFTLIELLIVVAIIGILATFAIPAYSKYQARAKVTAGLAEISALKINFEDQINKGTDPTLALVGGTLTTTNCTTAVTGSASAGTGSLECTILNAPAPVLNKKVTLARNATTGWACTSTVGAEYLPGGCVAVP, encoded by the coding sequence ATGAATACTCAGAAAGGTTTCACCCTTATCGAACTGTTGATCGTGGTGGCGATCATCGGGATTCTGGCGACGTTCGCGATTCCGGCTTACTCCAAGTATCAGGCGCGGGCGAAGGTGACGGCGGGGTTGGCGGAGATTTCTGCTTTGAAGATCAATTTTGAAGATCAGATCAATAAGGGGACTGACCCGACGCTTGCTCTGGTTGGTGGCACCCTGACCACAACAAACTGCACAACAGCCGTTACAGGTTCAGCTTCCGCGGGTACAGGTTCGCTTGAATGCACGATCCTTAATGCCCCGGCACCGGTGCTGAACAAGAAGGTTACTCTGGCCCGTAACGCGACCACCGGTTGGGCTTGTACCTCTACCGTGGGTGCCGAGTATCTGCCAGGCGGTTGCGTCGCTGTCCCATGA
- a CDS encoding DUF748 domain-containing protein, with amino-acid sequence MKPHMYKGLIRAVGALLTALALYSLLGFLILPGIALRIVNQQLANYATTPATLQRIELNPFSLELTLWGLNIGEPGKEQVGFERLYANLQLDSLWTKALHLADIELDKPKTEILFDKDGKLNLLGLFKLPASEPTPADPDAKPFPLRIDRINLAGGAVHFLDERPSEPIEFVYDKLDFELKNLSTLPEDSADMTLVAVGPNGGQIDWSGNFSLIPIASEGTLKITDGKMKAFWPYVRDAVPLVLEDGVVSLSTDYKLNLSKETELLLSNVAVSVAPFAIKAPDGRPLARLERLDVTDTTVDLAKQQVEVGKIRSQKLETWAALEADGQLDWQKLFASQPSKEAVKAKSEPAETPAAADSPKEPPAPAKPWQVLLKDVQLRDYQVHLADRKAQPAVALDLKPLNLDLQNFDSLNGSPFTLKLDTGVGKQGRINAEGEVNLAPVSANLKVKTQDIDLRVAQSYINPFIRLELRSGMLGSDLAVNLKSVEPLALSVTGRAQIDQLHTLDTLKTRDFLKWQQVVVEGLNYQHGDSLSIDRINLFQPYVRFMINDDRTTNVDDLLIPQPADSSAKTSAAKPAAGKDKPLGIHIGGIAINDGSANFADFSLTPNFATAIQQLNGQIGTIDSRQAKPATVDVKGKVDRYAPVTIKGAVNPFDPMASLDIATSFKRVELTTLTPYSGKFAGYRIRKGRLNLDLHYLITKGQLKAENKVVVEQLQLGEKVDSPDAVSLPLKLAIALLKDVDGKISIELPVTGDLNNPQFSVMPIVWQTLRNLIVKAAAAPFKMIGGLISGGGSEDLGTVSFAPGSSDLSKDAEGSLVKLSQALKERPALRLEIEGTAAASSDGPLIAEQRLEREYQYNYYKMLQRRGDKVPAQASLLQVPEGEKGPLLEGIYRTRLKTQPPAEWTDLGKEERTAKMRADVIKFWSSSDVLLRQLGQDRASSIKDYLVDKGQLADDRVYFIDASLGQAESDGRVVTPMHLDAE; translated from the coding sequence ATGAAGCCACACATGTACAAAGGATTGATTCGCGCCGTCGGCGCCTTGTTGACTGCTCTGGCCCTCTACAGCCTGCTGGGCTTTCTGATTTTGCCGGGCATCGCCCTGCGCATCGTCAACCAGCAGTTGGCCAACTACGCAACGACGCCCGCCACGCTACAGCGAATCGAACTCAATCCCTTCAGCCTCGAATTGACCCTGTGGGGCCTGAACATTGGCGAGCCGGGCAAGGAACAGGTGGGCTTCGAACGCCTGTACGCCAACCTGCAACTCGACAGCCTGTGGACCAAGGCCCTGCACCTGGCCGACATCGAGCTGGACAAACCCAAGACTGAAATCCTCTTCGACAAGGACGGCAAGCTCAATCTGCTCGGCCTGTTCAAGCTGCCAGCCAGCGAGCCCACACCCGCCGACCCCGACGCCAAGCCTTTTCCGCTGCGCATAGACCGGATCAACCTGGCCGGTGGCGCCGTGCATTTTCTCGACGAGCGCCCCAGCGAACCGATCGAATTCGTCTACGACAAACTCGACTTCGAGTTGAAGAACCTCAGCACCCTGCCCGAAGACAGCGCCGACATGACCCTGGTGGCCGTGGGCCCCAACGGCGGGCAGATCGACTGGAGCGGCAATTTCAGCCTTATCCCGATCGCTTCCGAGGGCACGCTGAAGATCACCGACGGCAAGATGAAAGCCTTCTGGCCCTACGTGCGTGACGCCGTGCCGCTGGTCCTCGAAGACGGCGTGGTCAGCCTGAGTACGGATTACAAGCTCAACCTGTCCAAGGAAACCGAGCTGCTGCTGAGCAACGTCGCCGTCAGTGTCGCGCCGTTTGCCATCAAGGCTCCGGACGGTCGTCCGCTGGCCAGACTCGAGCGCCTGGACGTCACCGACACCACCGTGGACCTGGCTAAACAGCAAGTGGAGGTTGGCAAAATCCGCAGCCAGAAACTGGAAACCTGGGCGGCACTGGAAGCCGACGGCCAGCTCGACTGGCAAAAGCTGTTCGCCAGCCAGCCGTCCAAGGAAGCCGTGAAGGCCAAGTCGGAACCCGCCGAAACACCCGCCGCAGCCGACTCGCCAAAAGAGCCTCCCGCCCCTGCCAAACCCTGGCAAGTGCTGCTCAAGGATGTGCAGTTGCGCGATTACCAAGTGCACCTGGCCGACCGCAAGGCACAGCCGGCCGTGGCCCTGGACCTGAAACCGCTGAACCTGGACCTGCAGAATTTCGACAGCCTCAACGGTTCGCCCTTCACCCTCAAGCTCGATACCGGCGTGGGCAAACAAGGCCGGATCAACGCCGAGGGCGAGGTCAACCTGGCGCCCGTCAGCGCCAACCTCAAGGTCAAGACCCAGGACATCGACCTGCGCGTCGCCCAGTCCTACATCAACCCGTTCATTCGCCTTGAACTGCGCAGCGGCATGCTTGGCAGCGACCTGGCGGTCAACCTGAAGAGCGTCGAGCCCCTGGCGCTGAGCGTCACCGGTCGCGCCCAGATCGACCAGTTGCACACCCTCGACACCCTGAAAACCCGCGACTTCCTCAAGTGGCAACAGGTGGTGGTCGAAGGCTTGAACTACCAGCATGGCGACAGCCTGTCGATCGACCGGATCAACCTGTTCCAGCCCTACGTGCGCTTCATGATCAACGATGACCGCACCACCAACGTCGATGACCTGCTGATCCCGCAGCCGGCTGATTCCAGCGCCAAGACCTCTGCGGCGAAACCGGCGGCCGGCAAGGACAAACCGCTGGGGATCCATATCGGCGGCATTGCCATCAACGACGGCTCGGCCAACTTCGCCGACTTCAGCCTGACGCCGAATTTCGCCACCGCCATCCAGCAGCTCAACGGCCAGATCGGCACCATCGACAGCCGCCAGGCGAAACCGGCGACGGTGGACGTCAAGGGCAAGGTCGACCGTTACGCGCCGGTGACCATCAAAGGCGCGGTCAACCCGTTCGACCCGATGGCCAGCCTCGACATCGCCACCAGCTTCAAACGCGTGGAACTGACCACGCTGACGCCCTACTCCGGCAAGTTTGCCGGTTACCGCATCCGCAAGGGCCGGCTCAACCTCGACCTGCACTACCTGATCACCAAGGGCCAACTGAAAGCGGAAAACAAAGTGGTGGTCGAGCAGTTGCAGCTCGGGGAAAAGGTCGACAGCCCCGACGCCGTCAGCCTGCCATTGAAGTTGGCGATCGCCTTGCTCAAGGACGTCGACGGCAAAATTTCCATCGAACTGCCCGTAACCGGCGACCTCAACAACCCACAATTCAGCGTCATGCCGATTGTCTGGCAGACCCTGCGCAACCTGATCGTCAAGGCAGCGGCTGCACCGTTCAAAATGATTGGCGGGCTGATCAGCGGCGGCGGTTCCGAAGACCTGGGCACGGTGTCGTTCGCGCCGGGTTCCAGCGACCTGAGCAAAGACGCCGAAGGTTCTCTGGTCAAACTGTCCCAGGCCCTGAAAGAACGTCCGGCCCTGCGCCTGGAAATCGAAGGCACGGCCGCCGCCAGCAGCGATGGCCCGCTGATTGCCGAACAGCGCCTGGAGCGCGAGTACCAATACAACTACTACAAAATGCTCCAGCGTCGCGGCGACAAAGTGCCGGCGCAAGCATCGTTGCTGCAAGTCCCGGAGGGCGAGAAAGGTCCGCTGCTCGAAGGCATCTACCGGACCCGTCTGAAAACCCAGCCACCGGCTGAATGGACCGATCTGGGCAAGGAAGAGCGCACGGCAAAAATGCGCGCCGACGTGATCAAGTTCTGGAGCTCAAGCGACGTGCTCCTGCGCCAACTGGGCCAGGACCGCGCCAGCAGCATCAAGGATTACCTGGTGGACAAGGGCCAACTGGCCGACGATCGCGTGTACTTCATCGACGCCAGCCTCGGCCAGGCGGAAAGCGATGGCCGGGTGGTGACACCCATGCACCTGGATGCCGAATGA